Part of the Amblyomma americanum isolate KBUSLIRL-KWMA chromosome 7, ASM5285725v1, whole genome shotgun sequence genome, GGACTCGGAGGCGGTGTCGCCGTACACCACGGTGGCGGCTTCAGGGGAGGCTACGGCGGTGTGTACGGAGGTGGACTCGGAGGTGGCTACTACGGTGGTGGAGGCGGCGGATACTACGGTGGAGTAAGTGTCAAGAGCTGAAGCCAAAAGGGAAGACTACACCGCGAGCCGGTGTGGTCATAACGACAACACTCGCGGTGCCATGGCGCGTCTCTTTTAGCGCTAGCCTTGAGGCATGCACATGAATACACGACATGAGAGCATGAGTTCTAAGATCCACCTCTATGACATATTCACGTGGTCCATTTACCACACGATGTTCATGCCGTCATGTTCATGCGCTGTCTAATGGCAAGGTACTCTCTCGAGATCGACCGCTCTATCCTTAAAAAATATCTTCGATGTCCAACGCATGAGAGCACAAGTTTTCACTTACGAAATCAGCAACGACGACATTGAGACCGTTTGCGGCATAGAATGTGCCCTGGACAACTAAAGCTGCGAGTAGATAGGGCTCCCCTCTTCATCTTGCGAAGAAAGAGTTGCAGTGATTAGGAAGGTCCCCAAGAAAAGTACCCGTTGGTGGATTACTCCCCACTACCCAACAACGAAATGAAATGGAAGCAGCAGCTTTGTTAGTTTAGTTTTCGCGAGGAAATCATCTACCGCGTGCACGCGCATTAGTGATCGTTAACTAAACTCGACGGCGCTTCCGACCGTACATGTCGTAGAAACCGCCACAAGATGATGGTAACGTTTTCTTAATAAAAGGATGCCTCTCTAGCCTAAAGGTTATGGTTAGGGGTAGGGGTGCAGGCGAGTAACGATGAAGTCGGTCACcgagctgtgcccccgcgataacCCGTGCCTTCCCCGTTTTCCGCAGGGCTACAGGGCGGCTTACGAAGACGTGCGGCCCAAGCCGTTCAACTTCGGCTACGTCGCTCAAGGTCTCGGTGGTTCCAGCTCTCGCCAGGAGGTGGCCGACGGCAGCGGCAGGGTGCAGGGGTCCTACACGATCAGCACGGCTGAAGGTGGACAGAGGAAGGTCAAGTACGCCGCCGACGCGGGTGGCTTCCGCGCCATCGTGGACACCAACGAGCCCGGCACGGCCAGCGAGAGCCCCGCCGACGTGGCCTTCCGGTCGTCCCAGCCTCCCGCCTCCGTGCTTGCGGCCAAGTATGGACCGGTCGGGGCTCGCGGCGGGTACGGAGGCGCCGGTTACGGCTACGGTGGCGGCGTGTACGGAGCTGGTGCTGGTGGATATAGAGGCGCCTACGGTGTTGGAGGCCTCGGCGGCTACGGGCTGGGCGGATACGGCGGTGGACTTGGAGGATTGGGCGGCGGAGTGGGCGTCTACCGTGGTGCCGGAGGATACGGAAAGCACGGTGCTGGAGGTGCTGGCTGGTGGTGAACGAGCCATCTGCACCTGCGGGCGACTTAATGCgcgtgcatgaaatgctgcgtcCCGCCGTCGACGTGTCTTCGTCCTTCTGTGTACAGGTGTCGGTGTTTTGTCGTGCGCTTGCGAGCGGGTTCACCGCTTCTGGAAGGACCCGCTTTCGCAATGCTGCAACCTGTGGTGTAGGGTCGGATGTGGTGTGGTGCTTCTTTCCACCTTTTTTAAGGAATAAACGTACTTGTTGTCAacagaaagaaatttctcttcGATTGTGCTTTCTTCTTTACGCTTTGGACGAGCGTAGCAGGTGCATATGGTGCATGGTTCTGGCAGCCGTTGCACCCACGGACGTCTTTTCACTTATTATGACCTTGTCTTCTTCTGTCGTCGATTCGGCCAATTTGGGCGGAAGTCATTCAACCAATCAGATGCGTTGGGTAGTCACGTGGTCTACGAGGAGAGGGAAGTGCGTTAGGACGCGCCCGTTGCGCTCCATGAATCTCTTTTCGCTTGTTCTGACCTCCTCATTTTCCTTCTCCCTCCTCCTGAATGCTTTTACTCTCTCCATACCACCCTCGATATGAACACTTCCTCCTCATCCTCTAACAGGTAATGCCAACGCCGCCAAAGCCATGGAACGGGCGCTTAAAGGAGTAGAGGACCCAAATTTCAGTTGTGTGTTTCTGTGAAATGATGCGCAGCGCATTGGAAACATGGACAGCCGCGTTGATTACGCCAACAAGTGAATTGAAAATTTTCTCTtatgtttcggtttcagtttcagcTGCCAAATGACACGACTTTTTCGGGCTAGTCGGTTTCACtgacaaaaaaatttaaaagctaaaaaaaacgggCGTGAGAGGGAGCGCTGTGTCGTGTCCCTCTCACAtcatcgtcttttttttttgcgcttaaaGAAGTTTTCGTCAAATGACGGCTGTGGCGTTATAGACATGTTGAGGACCCCAGAGGCATATAAAAACGGCAGAGTAGTCGCTGCATATTTTCGTTATTACAAGCCGAAACCTTTGCACAGGCCTTCCCAAGGGCTGGAATTTAAAAATCTTAGCAAGCAATGATTATATCACAGTTTTCTATGCTTCAGGTCACCTCAACTAGTCCTCTACGTCATAGCCATGGTTAGGCTATTGAAACTAAAGTCGAACCAAcatgagaaaaaaacaaaacaaattgttCCGATGGTGTAGGTGGATTTCACATCTTGACTGGTGTTTGTTGTCCGCTTGAGCAGCATttcaacaagaaaaaacaactcaCTGGGGcgctttttttaagcgaaaattattgccccagggcatcaatgatgtttgaaggtgtgatgaaagatgtagtagtgattaaatgaatgtagaaaggctagctgatttgatgaagtccagtagagaacgatggtacggtccctgcgtccaggcaatgtatgaagcagggttgcttggtgaaagacccccaaccttcaggtgccggatccttgtaggcttgagagctgggcagtcccacagtaagtgatgaatgtcggcttcagtgttttcgtgtttacatatcgTACACcctgggtgaggaaacaaatctcggtactgaggccacttccgagtgatggctggtgtgagggcaaccacGACCCGGATCCTCttagcgcaacctcctctgcacgggtaagaccgcgggggagggttaccgcacacggagggatgagagcacgtgtgcggcgccggaggagctcctttcttgatgaaaggagggtaaagttgcccaaatgaaggagccgaggcaatgatgagtctggattcgcaaggcgggtcgctaaatctgcctggctttgagaggtcagcagatcccgtgggacccactcaatacgcaCTGGCTgagggatgcgtgccgcgagccggtggatgtcctgacatatcgttggacagcggctagcacgtcgtagcaaccggacaacttgaagagcgtcagtgcggatgacaacgcgggccacaTGGGAGCATATATAGTTATGGCGGCCAAGGAGCAGAGTACTCCTTGAACTGCAACGatctcagcacaaaaggacgaagagggttccgtaagctgaaacctagaggCTTGATTCAgagcaggtctgcacgggcagtagattgctgttgttgtttcgcaggcttgtatgcttaattgcgtctacgtagacaacaatggatccttcaggcaggcaatcatcttgttcctcaaatttctggcgaagcaacgatgccgaattagcagatgttggtcggcgattaATACACTTAAACACTTATATTGTATTGGCAAATGCGATAGCGTTAGCAGCTGTTGGTGCCTATGTCAGAAGTGACATCACTTTCGGTCCGGTGACGTCACGCATAATTTGGTGACGTCattttcctccagccaatgggagaatTTTATGGGCGACGACGCATTTTGGCCCAGTGGAGCTTTTAATGGGGCACTGAAAAATACACATCCGAAAATTTCGTGTCTCTACTCCTTTAACACCTCACTGTAAAAAATGCTTCAACTCTGACATTTCTGTTAAGAAAATCAGTCGGCTGAAACAGACTCTCGACGACTTTAACAATGTTGTCAAAACTGCAACGAGGACGATACCTAGTGCTATTGGGCCCCGCCCCTTCGACTTTGCCTAATGTTCTCGTTCTGGCTCTAAGAATCGGCAGCCGTCACGGTAATACTGAAGACACTCAACACGCTGAGAAGTAGCCGCACTTTATAAAACGGAAGAAGATTATGCGATTCCCACCGCGCTTTTTATGTACCTCAGCACAGAAGAATCAGCGCTTAAAtgacagcaccccccccccccccccccccataactcTTTCTTGACGGCCACCGCTGGTCATGGTCTTTCCCGCGGGACGAGCAAGACATCACAAGCAATGGTTGAAACAGAACACCAATTTGCTCCGGGCCAGCAGACAACGCTGCGAGGTGCGACTAAACCAATATTATCCCAGGAATTGAGAACACAACCCATCGCTCCAAGCAAGCATAACGCCGTGCTAACGACAGAGCTCCTTTTATACGTCACTCAGCCCTCATATGTACAGTTAACACTGGGAAAATCGCGGCAGTGACGAGGCAGCTGGGAAGTACGTCGCTTCCACATGCAAGGTCCAAGAAAGTGTAAACGGCTGGCCCAGGCTGCCGGGATCACGGTGTCCGCGCTCTACCAAACTCCAGCCGTGAGGCGCTTCGTACCGATTATGCGCATGTTCTCATCGGTTTCCGCAAAAAAACCGCCGGCCATCCATCCGCACTAGCGTCGTTCAGGGGTGCGCATACATGCCCACAATCTAAGTACCAGCCACAGTGGCAAAGCAGTGATGACGCTCTGCTGTGTGCACAACAGCCGTACACGATCGACATCCTCTAATGGAGAATATAGATACCTGACGGTTGGCGTAGCGGTAATGCGAATTTCAACATCAGCTGGGGTGCAGTGACATGTTGATTTTAGTCGGAGTGCTTAATTACTCTGGATAGAGGAGGGCGGGGGGAAGGTGAGGGAACGTGCGCGGTCTGGGCACCGTCGCGAAAGTTGatcacacacagaaaaaaaaaatgccaccttCTCTACAGGACATTGGTTAAGTGTGGGAACTGAGCTTCTGGAGCGAGCTcagcgcgctgctgctgctgctaccaccCGTGACGCCTGCGTAAGTGGACGGTCGCGCTTCTTGTCACCTTCCGAAGGGAAGCTCTAGCGATAGCTGCTGTCAGTCACCATCCCTTCCGTTCTTCCTGTCAGGGTTGCCGCCGTAGGAGTCCTGGACTAGCGCCACTGCACACATGAAGACTCGCAAGATTGTAGGAGCAGTGAATAAACGTTTTGCCTCTCTTTTATCTCTCTTTCTTGTGCCAAATTGactaattttaacgcgacagcgttaaggctcccttGTGCATAAAATCCAGCTTGAACGTccgtgttgtgagcgaaaaatccccggagaagcaacctaggtggccaacctaggtcacgtgaccttgtggcatcatcaaaaCCTGTCCGTCAGATTGTATGTAAGGTGACCACTGTGGCAGATAACAGTTAAACTAATGACTGTTCGCGAGAAGTTGCCCAGGAGgagcagcctgggtcgcacaagctccaccgatagcagcacctgccatcgaagtGCCATCGCTTAccagctgcaccactgctccaggagtggttaTGAGGACTCCAaaggatctacgaatgtaaagttgggaacaaccaattccgcatatatgggcgttaaccaaTCAAAactatcgcgttatacccttatAGGGCAAAGCTaaagtgtcccttccaattttaGGGGACCTCCTGGCTGCAAAAAAATTGAGCTCGGTTACTTGGCTACTTCCTTACTTACTTCCTTAGAACTTCCTTAATCGAGTACTTCCTTAGAATTAGCAATACAATTTGCTCCGTCGCCATTCACACAAACGTACTGTACCTCAGCGATGTAAGGAAGtgacttttttttattgcggcaGTGTGGCTGCTGCAATAAAGTGTTATTTACAAACATAGGTACATTCAGGGCTCTCGAAGAAAGTCCAGTAACATCCGGTGGTGCATTTGCTACTTAGAAAGCACTGTATCTAGTTTTCTTTACGCTACTGGTTCAATGCGCGTTGACTAATGATCGACGGCCCATGTCAGTCCGACAACCCAGTTGTACGGTTCTGAAAACGAGAGCACTGGTTAAGATTTTTAAGGCGTTTACGCCCTAGAAAACTAAAAGGCTTTGAAAGAAGAAGACGAAAGCTCTCCTTATCTTACACAGGTGAAGAGCTTCAGGGGAGCCATTAGTGTCCCATTACACGGCTTGAAGGCAAACCACGTGGCCTGAAATCTTTTACCGAGACTGTATTTCTAATGCCGTGAATAGCTTCATTTGGCGACCAGTCTGTTTATACAATGGAAAGCAGCAAAAACAAAATGATCACCGGATAAAACGGACAAAAGCAATAAGCGCATCAATCCGTGCTCTCGTTTACAGAGCACTGAAGAAATTTGATGCAAAAATAAAATTGTCCCCTATACACATGGGAACTACAATAATGTGTCTTAAGAAAACCAGGTCTTTCTGCTCTAGCAAAGACAAAATTCTGGTTACTTTACAACTGATGTCATAAATTTGCGCTTCTGTGCTTCTATCCTGTGGTCTAGACTTACTCTGTTATTTCATGAGCGATGATCTTACACTTCCAAATTACTCACAGACACTGTTACCCAACGCCCTACAAGAATAATTAAATTTGACAACGTTTCAGCTTTTGATGACCATTTTGTGGTGACTATAGGCGCCATTTTTGGCTACCTTTGAGGCCTTGCCTGCAGGTTTGCTATACGTTTTTTGCTACTTTTACGATTTTTGTCGCTCATTTTTGAGTTTAGGACCTGGCAACCCTGCAGTTCCCGTTTTGATCTCGCATCCCAACTGAGTCACTTCGAGTAATGTTTAGGGCGCTGTTTCGACGAGAGTTCGTGAGCGGGTAATGTACAGGGATACTGCCACAGACCCAGGCAGCAGCATGGTGCGTAGCATTCCCTCCCTCCGAATTCCCTGGCCTTTGCCAGGGGACCAACAACGCGGGTGGTTAAACGCGCGCACCTTGTATGTATGCTAGAGTCCACGCCCGAACGTATTCCGGCCACCGACAGTGGCGACGCGCGATAAGCTATCGAATAGAGACCTGTTTCGTCAAGCTGCGCTCCACGCATTCCCCATCCTCCACCGTGTTGCGTCGCACGGTGTAATCCTTTGGTTGGCCGTGCGGCCTGCGAGCGCTCTTAGCGAACACGTGTAGCTTCGTATTTGCGCCCGCGGCTTCACGTGTCAGTTTTCGATCCGAGTCTTAGTGAAATGTTCTTTTAATGTAGCTTACTATGTATTAAACACTCGTTCTTCCAACTGCGCCTTTCTTCCTTCGTAGTGAGAACGTAGTCGAGTTGAACGCTGGCTATGCcttgctctggcccgaacccgcttTATGTGCCAGAAGCGCATCTAACAGCCCTCATTGGTATCCCGCAAGGGATGCTTCCTGATGGGCAAAAATGAAGTGTAAACTTCAACACGTCGCCGTTACGGCCCTCAAAGAAATAAGTTGCTGTCACACTGCCCAATATTCGAGCATTTGTTTTGGAGTTCGTGGTTCACCGCTGCATGCACAGTATGCCATATTACCTAGAGCCATTCTTTCACAAGAGGAAATGTACCAAGCGCGGATGCGTCTTGGAGGGCTTAAATAGCCGTGCTCGTGTTGCAGTCGCCGGCGGGAGATGTACCGTAGAAGATCGCACTGAAAACATCGTAATGCTTCCTTATACATTATACATTACACAGGCGTGATAACCCAGTGGGGGTTATCGCGGTATACGGCAGAACCTGTGGACAAACTCCCCGGTGAAGAAATCGCGTTCTGGCACCACCACTACGCCGAAGGAGCACACGGTCCGTTCCCGTCTTTGCGTGATCCTTTCCGGTCAAAGTCGGTGTTGAAAGCATCGATTACCATTGAAATGCGTTCGATGAGCGATTCCAGGGCAGCGTGCGGGCGGGGGGGCGTCAGTCTTGACAGAACTCGCCCTTGCCGACTGGTCGCATTACGCAGTAGAGACAGTGAGGTGACAGCGGAGCAAGACACGCTGGAAATGAGAGGCAATCACAGGAGGAAAAACAAGGTGATCATTGCATCTGGATCACACCCGCTTTGGCATGCATTCCGGCCAGCGGACGGTCCCATCGGCGCGGACCGTATAAAAGGGCCGCCGACTGGCGGTCTGTACACATACGATCTCATCccggcagcaacagcaacaagccgTAGCAATGTGGAAGGTGAGTACACGGAGTCTTCGTCCCAGCCGAGATTCGCAAGGCAGCTCGCGCTCATCAAAGCCTCGGCAAGGCCCAGGACTATAGAGAGCTTTCGAGGGCTGGGCCTGCCTTTGCGAGTGCAAAAATGCCGCAGAGTCTGCGCCGTTAGCGCGCGGCTGTGGACAGAGCGCACCACGGAGGTCTTCCAAAGACTGCATGGAGTTGCGGAAGCGATTCAAGCGCGTAAGCTGACGTGATTGAATTGTCCAGTGATGACAGAAAAGAAACGAGTTTTTGCGACTCAGAAATTTTCTTAATGAAAAGAAGAGGGAAGCCGGGGTTAGCGGTAGTGTTTACATCTATGCCTCCCGTTAAAATAATTAAATATATTAAGCACCGACTACCGCTACAACAACGAAAACGTCTTTGCTTCACGCATCTTCGAGCCTGACAGGGTGCCTTTGTATGCAGTGCAGCACTGATGCTCAGTTTATGTGGAGCACGCCATTTTAAATAGAGTGGCCAGCATGTTGAAATAGTCCCTTCAAGAGATAGCTTTGGTTTTCTCCAGCACATAGACCGGGGCGCACCACTCGAATCTTTGTCATTCATGCGTAGCGCAGAAACCAGTGCACATAACAAAGATGAAAAGAAACAGCCTGTCACTGCTTGATGTCGTAAGATTCCCAGGGACATCGGTACACTCTAAACCCGAATATGCCTTTATAGGAATAAATAAGGTAGTAAGCTGTACTCTTGTGCACACTCTTTTTTTTTAGAGAGTGTGCTGCAAGTCAAGTGGTCTACATGAACAGTAGTTATAGTTTGCAAAATAATTAAGTAGTTCACTCTGTCTTAACACGACGAATGTTTACGACACAGGAATACTCGGAACATTTTAATAATAGCTACTGCAGAATCTAAGACCGTCAGAATTTTTGTCCTGCATGGTGTATTTCCTGGTGACGCTCCAAACACGATCGTACGATTTAAAGTTAAGTCCATTTTACGAAGAAGTGCGTAAATTTTAGTCCCTCGCTTATTACACCTAATTATATAGTGCTAATTATAGATAATAATGGCGCTTCAACTCGGCCACAGCTTCGGTAGCGCTTATATTGACTTGAATTAATTCGGCACCTTGCTCGGGGCGTGTACTGCGCACGCCCTGTTGGCAATATTTCTGCTCAGCCACATGACTTGCAGGTGATGTTCTCCGTTCTCGGCTTCGCCGTGCTGGCTAACGCCCGCAACCTTGGAGGTGGATACGTCGGCGGCGGCTACGGTGGACTGGGCGCTGGACTCGGCGGCGTTGCACTGGGAGGTGGACTCGGAGGTGGTCTCGGCGTACACCATGGTGACGGCTTCAAGGGTGGCTACGGCGGTCTGTATGGAGGTGGCCTCGGTGGTGGCTACTACGGAGGCGGAGGCGGCGGATACTACGGTGGAGTAAGTCGTCCGAGAAGAAGCGAGTGGGGACGGTTGCACCGAGACGACGTGGTCATAACGCTCACTGTCAGCTGTCGCGGTGGCCCACTGGCTATGGTGCTTGGgggctgacctgaaagacacgggttcgatcccggccgcggcggtcgcatttaggcccgtgtactgtgagatgtccgtgcacgttaaagaaccccaagtggtcgaaattatccggagcaaaACCATAACGCTCACTGTGGCACAGTGTGTTTATTTTAGTGACAGCCTGATAATATGATGTTCATCGGTCATGTCTATGTGATATCTAATGGCAGGCAATTGAGAGCGAACTCCACCTCATTAGCCATCATACTTGATGAACAGTAGATGAAGGCGAAAGTTTTCACTTGGGACATATGACGACGATAGGCGCCGACTGTGGGAACTGTGGgactgtggggggggggggggggggagattccTGTGCCCTCCTACCGGGATATGAGCAACAGGGTCAGGGGCAGCATGTTTTCTTTCGTACGGTTTTGCACAAATCAGCTAAAGAACTAAACTCGTCTAAAAGTTGGAAGAAGAGAACAGCCTTAAGAACAGCCTTAAACTGCCATGGGCACGCTGATTTGTCTCTTATCAACAATGGAGAAGGATGACAACAATAAGAGTTTTAGAGCCAGTACACCATCTAGGGACCCGACTGTCAACGGGAGCATTCCGAGCGTCTCCTGTttagtaaggtgtgggtgcgggctagttggtaatgcattgtaagacgaaaatcgcgaaaaaaaacacacggacgcaaagaaagacgaaggacaagcgctacagTCCTAGTCCAAGTCCTACAGTTCAAGTATCTACAGTCTAAACACAAATAAGCCCGTATGGGAGTaagaagagagtaagctgtcctctagcgcgctcctTTTTGGGGTCAGTGCATGATGTCCATCTTCCAGAGCAGATTTCGATCGTTAAATATACGGAATACTTATTCTTGACAACGAaggtatattcccactgcaaagcatggtaacttgatgcagttagcagtGCATGGGGGCTTTTAAACGGGGCACCGGAAGTCCTGAGGTATTGAATCCTCGGTTCAAATCTTCGCAGCTGTTAGaccttcgcatgttttgaaggaGGAACGTGCCTATCAGAATAAGCCGTCTCTAACTCCGCCTTTTGCTCTTCGCATGAAGAGCGCCTCACAACACTAGCAACACAACAATATTTTGTCCCCCGTTCCCGACGCTCAGCAAAAGTTTGCTGCCGGGGGCGAGGCAGACGTACCGTGCAACCCGACCTTGACTAAATATAACAAGAAGTTTGTAATGAGTTTGTAAAATTTGAATTGCTAGCTTGTTAGGAAATTTTTCTGTTCCTCAATGTTTTCTGTCGCATAGATTAAGGACGTTATGAATGTCCTGCAAGAAATCTAAGAATCATGGGTTCATTCTTTTTAGCATATTAGCtttacaagagaaaaataaaactgatGTTTACATATGTAGCCTCTCTTCCTGTGTATATATTTTGTCAATGAGCATGCGCTTGGAGGGCGAGatagaagggaagagagaggaaagaaagaaaatgagagTAGGTGCTAACTACCCCCCTCCCCAGTTTGCCTACGAACTGAAGACGACACTGGCCCCGTTTACGGCACAAAATGTGCCATGTAGAGCTAAAGCTGCGAGCAAGGAAGGTTTCTCTCATCATCATCTCTCGAAAAAGAAGTAATGATAAGAAAGGTCGCAAAAAAAATTACTTTCATGATTAAGCGATGAGGGCAGCAGCTGTGTTATGATTGTCAGTTTATTTTTCGCGAGGGAATCATGTACCCAATGCATGTGTGCTAGTGATTCGCAATTACAGCCACATCTGGCTGCACTAGCAGAAAAACCGCCATGCGATGATGGTGAGGTTTTATTAGAAGAATGTGTGGTTCGTTGCCTAAAAATTAAGTTTGAAGAGTAGGAGTGTAGGCAGATAACGACGAAGCCAGCCATCGAGGTGTGCCCTCGCGATAACCCGTGCCTTCCCCGTTTTGCACAGGGCTACAGGGCGGCTTACGAAGACGTGCGGCCCAAGCCGTTCAACTTCGGCTACGTCGCTCAAGGTCTCGGTGGTTCCAGCTCTCGCCAGGAGGTGGCCGACGGCAGCGGCAGGGTGCAGGGGTCCTACACGATCAGCACGGCTGAAGGCGGACAGAGGAAGGTCAAGTACGCCGCCGACGCGGGCGGCTTCCGCGCCATCGTGGACACCAACGAGCCCGGCACCGCCAGCGAGAGCCCCGCCGACGTGGCCTTCCGGTCGTCCCAGCCGCCCGCCTCCGTGCTTGCGGCCAAGTACGGGCCCGTCGGGGCTCGCGGCGGGTACGGAGCTGGTGGATACAGAGGTGCCTACGGTGTTGGAGGCCTCGGCGGCTACGGGCTGGGCGGATACGGCGGTGGACTTGGGGGACTGGGTGGCGGAGTCGGCGTCTACCGTGGTGCTGGAGGATACGGAAAGCACGGCGCTGGAGGCGCTGGCTGGTGGTGAACAAGCCCTCCGTATCTGTGCGCGACTTAGTGCGCGCGCATGAAAGTCCACGTCTCGGCGTCAACGTGTCTTCGTCCTTATGTGTACAGGAGTCGGTGTTTTGTCGTGCGCTTGCGAGCGGGT contains:
- the LOC144097032 gene encoding uncharacterized protein LOC144097032, giving the protein MWKVTFSALCLAVLANAGNLGGGFVGGGGFGGLGAGLGGGVAVHHGGGFRGGYGGVYGGGLGGGYYGGGGGGYYGGGYRAAYEDVRPKPFNFGYVAQGLGGSSSRQEVADGSGRVQGSYTISTAEGGQRKVKYAADAGGFRAIVDTNEPGTASESPADVAFRSSQPPASVLAAKYGPVGARGGYGGAGYGYGGGVYGAGAGGYRGAYGVGGLGGYGLGGYGGGLGGLGGGVGVYRGAGGYGKHGAGGAGWW
- the LOC144097631 gene encoding uncharacterized protein LOC144097631, whose product is MWKVMFSVLGFAVLANARNLGGGYVGGGYGGLGAGLGGVALGGGLGGGLGVHHGDGFKGGYGGLYGGGLGGGYYGGGGGGYYGGGYRAAYEDVRPKPFNFGYVAQGLGGSSSRQEVADGSGRVQGSYTISTAEGGQRKVKYAADAGGFRAIVDTNEPGTASESPADVAFRSSQPPASVLAAKYGPVGARGGYGAGGYRGAYGVGGLGGYGLGGYGGGLGGLGGGVGVYRGAGGYGKHGAGGAGWW